A region from the Bacteroidales bacterium genome encodes:
- a CDS encoding methylglyoxal synthase has protein sequence MNIIKNIGLVAHDNRKSDLVEWVMWNYEELIKHNLFCTGTTGKLVEEALLEKIGVENIDEPKITKLKSGPLGGDQQMGALISQGKIDILIFLWDPMQAQPHDVDVKALLRLAVLYNIPTACNRSTADFIISSEILKHEYSPKIIDYSSYINRNIE, from the coding sequence ATGAATATTATAAAAAATATTGGACTGGTAGCACACGATAATCGTAAAAGCGACCTTGTTGAATGGGTAATGTGGAATTATGAAGAACTAATAAAACATAATCTGTTTTGCACAGGTACTACAGGAAAACTTGTTGAGGAAGCATTACTTGAAAAAATTGGAGTAGAAAATATTGATGAGCCAAAAATTACAAAATTAAAGTCGGGACCACTTGGAGGCGACCAGCAAATGGGTGCTCTTATTTCACAAGGAAAGATTGATATTCTGATTTTTTTATGGGATCCTATGCAAGCACAACCCCACGATGTAGATGTAAAAGCATTGCTACGACTGGCAGTTCTTTACAATATTCCAACTGCATGTAATCGCTCTACTGCCGATTTTATAATATCATCCGAAATTCTTAAACATGAATACTCACCCAAAATAATTGATTATTCATCCTACATTAACAGAAATATTGAATAA